The Setaria viridis chromosome 6, Setaria_viridis_v4.0, whole genome shotgun sequence genome includes the window ATTGGTAGTTTGTTGGTTAGTTTTTAACACCTCCATTCTTTATCTGCTGTGCTTCCTGTTCCTGCTTCATGCTATTTTTTTGTACAGCATGAACATATATattccaccaaatctctctgCTGTTAACTAATTTTGCTCATAAcctcatatatatatacatcattCTTGCTGTGTTGTGAACAATGCAATAACTAATTGTCTGATTGATGGCCACGTAAACATGAGTACTGCATGCTCAAGCAAAGCGATGTACCTGGCTGATGGAAATTCTGTGCATTCGACAGCAAAGAGGTTGATAGAGTAGGATCCACGCACGACCTAGGCCTTGGTGACTTGCTTATCCTTTTTGTGATTGGTTTTCTGTCTGTCAAGGTTTTATTCTTACATCAGCCTTGAGAAGAACTGAAAAAGTTATCCAACTGCTTCAACTGGCATATGCTGTTATTTGAAGAAATGGTGGACCACTTGACTTCTATTGCTCCTGTGAGCTTGCTATTAAGAAAGCTGAAGTACAGTGCTTTATGAGTGTGCTAGTACTTCACTTTACACATCACAGAAAGCACCTTTATGCTGCTAGAATTAGTTGACGCAAAGAAACATCCATCTTAATTTCTATTTTGGTGAATGAGGGATGTAGTTAGTGGTGGCAAACTAGCTGGGCAATAAAGCAGGACGTCTTATGTGGCAGTAGCATTTTTTTATCAACTTGCGTAATGAATAAATCCTTCATGTGGAACTGAACTGATATTTCAGAGAATAAAGTTGTAGGCGATTCGCGATTGATTCTTAAAGGGCCACTCGATGGCATCTTTTTGACTTTACAATCCTAAGAGCCATTCTTTTGTGTTACGATTTTGCTGTTACTGTCTATTATTCCTTAAAGCTTGCAAAGTCTTTCCAGTTGACATGCTCATAGTCATCTCCCCTTTTTCAGGCGATAAGGTGGTTGTTAGCTGTCAACCAACAAGAGTAGAAAGGAGACCATCATATGCCTTGTTTGTCAGGTTCCTGTCTTTGATCGGAGGAGGTTTCTTGCTAGACCATAGCATGCTGTTACATGCTGAATTAAGTTGTCCTATGAGGAGACCAAGGGCATTCGTTGCATGGGTTCTCAATGTCTTGTATATTGGTTAAACTTGTTTCGTAATAAGTATAATTGTGTACAGTTGGTGTTGTTCGCTCTGCGAAGCTGTGACTTGACCTGCAATCCTGCATTGGTAGATAAATATGGGAAGGTAAGGTTTTTGGCATCAGATTATATTCTAGTTAGGATGGGAAAGTAGCAAGAAAGTTTTGGCATCTGATTCTATGAGGTTGTTTGATGGAAGGTAAGGTTTTATCAGGTTGAATCCTGTTGCAAACAGATGTGAGGGCCAGCATTTGAGCTGGTCTCACCACTTGAGAAATGACAGGTACAATGGCTTCAATGGAATCGAATAAAAGGATGTTGGATTGGCTCGACTGTCTTGGTCTTGTGGATCCTGTAAGATCATCACATATTTATGAGCATATATTCGGAAGCAGGATATCCCTGCAAATATCATGCTGCGATACTGATTCAAGGATCATTCTTGAGATGTTCTGTTGTACTGCCCCTCGCGCTGGATCCCTCCATGTCTTGTAAAATCGGCCATTGCATTAAGCTGATGTAGTACTGCATTACTGCTTCAGAGATGTTTCCGGTTACGCTGAAGTCATGCAGTTGTTTCCAAGAGACATCAACGAGTGATCCGGTATTGATCCACTCACCGTACTGAATGATCGTGCCTGAGTTTCTGAGAGCTAGAATCAGGCTTCAGAGGTCAATGCAGCAGAGTCAGTGTGCTGTGTGCACGACTTCAGGGAAGACTTGGCACATCATTTTTTGATTCGCCAAAATGAACCAATGAAACCACTGCCTGAGTCAAGTAGCCAGAATGAAGAAACAACGAGGCTATTCATCAGATAGCAAGAATTCCCAAATTTTGCTGGAAGCTGTGTAAATTCATCTAGAATTGAAACTAGTTCAAGCTTCAAACGACTGCATGCTAACGCACGGTCGCATTCACATACCGTTTATAAGTATTTGGAACCTTTGACGTCGGGAATATATTTTGCACGCATCGCATATCATGGGCGTATAAGAATCTTTTGACTTCTTTTCCAAAGATTCCCATACCATGAACAAGGGTCAAGGGCCCAGACGCCAAGTCATTTTTTTTAAGGAACCAGACGCCAAATCAAGCTGCCTGATCTGTACCAGTAGCTACCGAGGACAAAAGGTTTACTCGGTCGCGAGTTGTATCTGTTGGGGTCATAATTCGTGGGTGTTTGTACAATTTGTAGTGGGAGGCTTAGGTCTGCATGTAGCTGCAAGTAAAATTCTATTCCCATGAAATCCTTAgaacttcttttccttttttctttcttgattttttttttgcgaggaagcTTTCTTCATCGTTAGAACATTCTGCTGGCAAGAGTTAAAACAACACATGCCCTTACTCTGAATATTCTGACGGATAACGACTGCAACGGCAGGAAACGATAGCACAGGAATCATGAGCCTGATGATTCAGTACTGGCACACGCGCACACATTCGAGCGATTCATATTCCTATCCAACAGATCCAAGTGACCATGTCTTTCTCCATATAGCTATCTAGATGTTCAGTACAAGTTGTGTCACTTGAAGCTGCTGTACCAAATTTGCAGAGCATTAGGAATCGTGGCTGCTCACTGATCTCACTAGACTTCATGTAATGCCCAGATTAAAGGGGGAAAGAAGAGGCAGTTTCCTGGATCCCATAGAGAGAGGCAGGGAATGACTGAAAAGAAGGTTGGAAAAGTAGGTCCATCTCAGACCATCACCCAGCAGGCCCAGCTCCAAGAAGACAGTGATTTGATGGCCCCAACCCGGCAACCCCAAATCCAATCAAACAGTTGGAGGCAGGCAGCGGCGAGTGGGCGTCAGAGATCGGTGGCGGCAGCGATGGGGAACAGAACACGCCGGAGGACAGGCAAGATGCAACAATCATGGAGCCTCGCAGCGAGCCTAGTCTGCCCGCGGCGCAGCAACGGGCCCTTCCTGCTTGGCCGGCGTCCTCGTTGCTCATCACCATGCCGGGCGAAGCATGCGCGGGCCCACCTCCGTCAATCCTACGACGACCGGCGCCGTACCACAGTTTGCTTGCCGGATTTTTTCTGTGACGATGCACACCGACCGGATTTTTTTCTGTGACGATGCACACCGATCATTGCAGAGTTTACGTGTAAAAAGACTTTGTTTTGCGctgtctgattttttttccagcttTAAATATCCTCTCTCCCGATGACAATTCTAGTTATGTATCTTCCCTccgcaaaaaaaatacaattctaACTATGTATCTAAATAAATATTAGTCTACATGCATAGCTACCACAATTATGTAATATCCAGAGCAACATGTAATCGACATCAAATTTTAATGGCGTTCAATCGGAAAAACCagctaaaagaaaaggaaaaaaaattcaaaatctcTAATTTGCAGTTTCAGTAATTCTTCTTTCTTGTTTTGCAATGTCGACTCCAAGTGAACCAACTTTACCAAAATTCAGGGTGAGTACGGAACCAGAGCATGATCATAGCAaacataaggaaaaaaaaaacaactatgTGTATTGTGCTTGAACCAAGATTGTTGCTATCAACATCAATTCTAAATTGGGTAACCATAGTACCCGCATTAAGTGTGCGGCCTTGCAAGTTACCTAAAGCAACACCTTCACCAAGGATACGACAATAGTTGTGGTCACCGCTACCTGTCCGAAATCGGAGCAAAGTTTTTCACCTAGAGATCCTATAGAGAGGTAGGAAGGGGACATACGATGGACATCCAAGAAGGGAAACATCACCTTTAGGTGTTGTCTTCGTCTAATTCAGCACCACGACTAGTATGGCTCCGGAAGCACACCTCGTCCCACCATGGTATAATCTACGAAGCGTATCCCATACCATGAGATCGCCAATCATCAAGAGATGTAGCATCCATTGCCCGAAAGTCGACAGTGTGTGTCCCATACTACACCAACGATGTACATCAAGGCTATTAGCGCTTGCACCAGATCGACCCCGTGCTGCTACCGCCAACTAATGTGCCAGACAATAAACCATGTCTTCGGCAGACGACAACATCATGCTTGCGATGATGGCTCCATGCCGCCCTTCACAAACGTGGCGTGTGCTAAGAAACCATCGTCGCCATGACGGGCTGCAACAAAGCCTGAAGGTCTGAGAGGGTATAGTCGATTCGATCAAAGACGGCAACAGTTGGGCATTCCCCCCctccacccacacacacacctgACTAGTCGAACATCGTTATCATCCTAAATGGAGACGAGCCAAAGGTAGATGGAGAGAGAGATGGCTGTCAAATAATTTTTGATGGTTTTTGGGCCTTTCCCATCGGTATCTGGCTATTAGAAGTTTCTAGtaagagggaaggggagggagaggaagatggGAGAACTATGGTGCCCCACCACCACCCTAGCTACTTCTGGATGGATTTGCGCCTGCATGTTCTAAGCTAAACATCATAATGGTGAGTATTCAGCTCTCGTGTATGCATATGATGTTGAAAGCATTGGCGTTATAGTAAGTAACGGGAACAGAACATGCCATAAATATTAAATTGTGAAAGTATTAAAAAAGCAAacaggtttttttttaaaaaaaactatgcaCGGATGTAGACGCATCCTGTCCTATACGAGTATACACGTAAGTTAAAATTCATTCCCATTAAGCAGATGCAGGAGACAAAATGATTGTAGGAAGATGAGAACAGTATGTACTGCAGACCTGCACCGTGCAGGAGGATGCGTAACCGCTGGACCTTTCCACAGTGACAAGCCAGGCCATCAACGATCCGGGAAGGGTTCTGAACGGTTCAGAGAGGGGACATACTGTGCCTCTGCGCGTGCTTCTCTCATCTGGAAGGAACAATAAATGATTAAACGGAACGCTTGGGAACGCCTTGTCTACTGGTCACGGGTCAGCCCTACACGAGCATAATCATGATTCTATAATAAAGTGCAGACATGCTTAACGACAGTATCTTCTATCTTGCTTCATTTTGGTAGTCGAGTGTCAAGTCACGCTCGGCTTAATCACCTGGTCGGCTAAAATATGGATCATGGAGATGGAGGGGCCCGTGCCGCGCCATGATCAGCTGAGTGCTGACCACAACCGAGGTGACGAGGTCGTGaatttaggtggtgtttggttgtcTCGAAGGTAAATGTAGAATCCCATTACATATATTTATTAGTTGCaatggtttgtaatcaattgacaccGTAATCGAATctcttacctaaataatatctatacaagttTGTTACCCCTTCTCCTTCACCATAATCAGATACAACACTCACATcataatctgattacgttaccagagttcaaccaaacaaagagggtaatcacCCATTCCGCCGCCAATACACTAtaatctgattccctttacGTTTATATTACCTtggcacgaaccaaacactatcttagaTCAACCCTCTAGTAATTTTGTGCTAGTAGTGTATCTTATGGCCTTAATTTATGATTGATTTTGTGCTCGataaatggaaaaaaagaagagactGCTCCCTCCGTTACAAATTAaaggttattttaattttttttatatatttgtagCTAGACATAACGTATATATAGATACATAGTTAAAACTAGGAATCTAGAAAAGTGAAAATGACAAATGGATTAGATGAAAAAAAGAGTTTACTCACCTATACGACAATTGCAAAGAAAAGGAGGGGGATTCTACCTAACAATCAAATGAAAATGAGCTTGCTTACACCTCTATATCCACTAGATGACCATCTCATGGCTCAATATTCCCTATTGTTCATCTTCCTCCCATGATTTCCAGGCTCTCTTTTTGGGGATTGCTACATCGTACTAGCAgatttactccctccatactTGATACTTGATTTTTACCGCTCAATCAATCCTGGGAGGTTAGTGTTCGGGATTTGAGATTTAGAGTGGGGTTACCTATGGCCTGCGGGTGTAGAGTAAGCTTCAGGTGGCTCGTCGGCCGACGGTGGTGGAGGTCGAGATGGTGGGGAGGAGGCAGTGAGACACCCCCGAAATCGGACGGTGGTGGACTCACACGGTGGTGGACTCACAGTTGGACGGTGGAGGCGGGTGGAAGCACCTGTGAACGAAAGTGTTTCGGACCAAATTTTAGAATTTACAGTGCTGCAGACTTTAAATAAACTATGCCTACTGTTTTCACTTTTAACCCTATTCCTCCACTTTTTAGGGTAAAATCCTGTTACTTCCTTTAGTGTCCAGAGCTCTCAACGGTGTCAAATAAACAACACGTCAACAATCACGTAACCGGCACTCACAAAGCGATCTGACAGCACGCCGACGCGAGTAAAATCTCAAGAAAATTTCCATCCCTCGGAACTCGTGCGTTGCCATAATTTCGCAAATCTGCACCCCTCGTACGAACGCCGAACTACGAAGCAAATGCACTTCATAAATAGTGGAAACAGTGTCCTTCGATCTGAGCTGAGCTGCGGATCGATCAAACcccaaaaaatgaaacaaatttCTTCGCCCTAAACAAAGCTTAAACCCTGAACCATTCGTGCTTTAACACGAACGCTGCATGTTCTTAATATCATAAACAGAGAGtactttgagaaaaaaaaattgggttAATGCAGTCCCAGCCAGCAGCATCCTCCGCTTCTCGCATCCCAGCCGTcgacgcgacggcgacggaCGGCCTCGGAAACCCCAAAAATTCTCACGAGAACCAACCGACCAGCGGAGGAACCGCGCGGAgacgggcggcgcgcgcgtATTTACAAGCAgttgctcgccggcgccggcggccgccgatGGGGGGCCAGCGGGAAGCTGCGGGTGGCCGCGAACAGCGCGGCAAACGACGAGGGCCGGTGCTCCCCGcgcgcgggtgcggcggcggcggcggcaccgctgttgttggtggtggtggtggctgtggccggcggcgtggatgaTGCGGGCGCCGAGGTGGGGGCGGAGCCGGGGTTGGAGGCGACGCGCTCGCAGGAGGGGCACATGGAGAGGGTGGTGGCCGGGAGGTGCATGTAGAAGGGCGGCGCCGTCTTGAGCGCGCGCAGCTCGGCGAGCTCCTTGTGAAGACGCCGGTTCTCCTCCGTCAGCGCCTCGCAGCAGCGCTTCAGGTACTCGCAGTCCACCTCCGTCTGCTTCAGCTTCGTCCTGCATGCGCGCGTTCATCCGTCGCCGGAGAAGGCAAGGTTAGCCGAGCCTGAGCTCCCCGTGGCCGTTCCGGGGAGGGTCGGAGGGATGATTAGGAGCTACTAGCAGGGATTTTCTGTGCATGCACCTGGCTCGGCGGTTCTGGAACCAGACCTCCACCTGGCGCGGCCGGAGGTTGAGCTGCTTCGCCAGCGCCGCTTTCTGCttctgcacgccgccgccggcgagcgacAAAGTTCGTCAACGCCATGAACGAATTGAACGAGGTAGCAATACTAGTTTACAGTGATCAGAAACGTTCAGAGGATTCTTACGGGGTTGAGCGTGCTGTGCTCCTTGAAGCTCTCCTCCAGGAACGCGGACTGCTCCTTGGAGAGCCGCAGCTTCTTGCGCGCGGACGCGCCCTCGTCCTCGTCGCTGGCGCGGGACGACGACCgctccccgcccgcccgcgccgtgGCGCCGTcggcgtgggcggcgcggcggcccagGTCCAGCGGGAAGGATCCCCCGCTGTCGTTCGGCGACGACGACAGGGCCCCCGCGGCCgggtcctcgtcgtcgtcctccagcGCCGCgagcgcgctcgccgccgccgacggcgcccgGTTCACGTCGaacccgcgcgccggcgcctcGGAGGAACGCCCTGCGCGCCACAATCAAAAAACGGGgaacgccgcccgccgccgtcaggGACACCGTCGGGCATGCGTACCGAGAAGAAGGAAGCGAGGACACGGCAGGGCAACACTCACCGCCGTCGGAAGGCGCCGGCCACTGAAGGCCGAGGCTGGACACGAGGCTGAGCCGCACCGCCGGCTCCGGCTcgtccacaggcgccgcccacCACCGCGCTCCCGCTCCGTTCCCCGCCGCCCTGCTGCTCCCCATCCCGTCCTCATGCCCACTTCCCGCGGCGCCGACCCCAAGCCCGAGCcccagctccggcgccgccctccCGGCGTCCGGCACGGCCGGCTCCCCCAGGCTCAACCCCAGCTCCATCCCACACCAAAGAGACAAGCCCCGGCGAGCCGGAGGCCAGCGGCGGCAACGACACGCTTTATCGTAGCGCCGGCGGATCGAGCGGCGCGGTGGAGCTAGGTAGCAGCTGAGCGGGTGCGCGACAGCGTTGGAGTGAGACAGTGGGAGTGTGACAACGGCGAGAGACCGAGCTGAGCTCAGCTAGCAGAGACGAGATGATGAGAGAGGAGGATCAGAGGAAGAGGGCTCCCCGGCTGGGGATGTTGGTTTTGACCCTCCGGGACATGGGTTTGACGAGCGCACGTGAGTGGCCCGGCAAAAGGGAGCAGGCAGGGGGGATCGAATCATGAGGGCAGGATTAAAAAACCGCAGGGCCATGGGCATGGCCGCATGGGGGCGCTCTCCGTGCTCtcctctcttttccggatggcATGGCATGGCGATGGCACGCAggtgcagcagccagcagcagcgTCGCAGCCGCAGCGagcgcagcggcagcggcagcatggGCCAGCGGGGAGCTGCTAATAATTATGTTAATCATCACCGAGGGCGCCCGGGCGACGTATCTTTCCCCTTTGGTTAGTAGCGCCCACGATCTTTATCAGAAAGCTGGGCCGCGCAGATGCACCTGCCTGCCCTGCCGCCGTGCGCCGTGCTTGCATGCTCGGCCGAGGCTTCCGGCTCCGCCCTGCTCGGCCGGGATGCGCGTATTTCTTGGGGCGCGTATTGTTTTTGTCCCAGGTGCTGCAACGAGCAACTTGGAGCAGGGCTTTCCCTTTTACTATGGCCTtatttagttgctaaagtttggaggtgccaaattactgttacaacactgtagcatattgtagcgtttcgtttgtatttgtgaattattgtccaaacattgactaattaggctcaaaagattcgtctcgcaaagtacaacaaaactgtgcaattagtttttaatttcatctacatttagtactccatgcatgtaccgcaagtttgatgtgatggggaatcttctttttgcatagtgtcaaagttggaagttggggatGAACTAAACCAGGGCTATTTTTTTCTCGCTTACGGCCATTCCGCCATTGCCCccaaagacaaaaaaaaaaaagtgttctCCTCAACCATCATGGATCGTCTGGTGCACAAATGTTCAGGATTTCCTAGTACCTTAGATGTAGCAGATCATGGTAAACAAGACATGCAACTATGGCTCCCCTCAACATAAAGCCATTGTTTCCCTATAAAATACGATGATGCAAATTGTCCTATGGCGTTATCGCGCTTCAAACAGTATTTGTAAAAATGATGAAGGCATCGTATTTTATAGAATAGAAAAAATGGGGGAAATGAATAGCATGTGTCCAGTGGCGTTTGAACTTACTTCTTTTAGGATGTTCCAACAATGGAATTTTAATTGTTAATGTAGTGCATCCCAATTGTCCCGATATTATTTCTGTTCATAGTGTATATCATGTGTTCCGATAGTGTGTCTCGGGGATAGAGCTCGGATTGAAATTTGGGcagctaattaattcatgaaaCAAACACTAGAACACACAATTAGTTTCGTCTTAATCTAAAGATCTtcacttaaaaaaaaagaccatgagggggggggggggggggatggccCCTACCAGTCCCTCTATCAGCTCCGTCACTGGTGTGTCTCATTTATTTTGATAGTGTATCAATTGTTGTGAACTGTATGCTAATTGTACAAATGTTCTAATAGTGTACGTTAATTGTGTCCAATAGTATGTCATCGATAGTGCATTTCATTGTCCCTCTAAATTCAAAAGtttcctgtgtagtggtttatttAACCTGCACCTATTTTATACATAAATTTCTCTTATTGAAGTTTTCTAATATTaaatttcatgttcatataACTACTATTAGTTTGTTTGTTCTTCTGCTATGTctgtaggaaaaaaaattaggggAATTTCCTTATTTGTCATCGAGAAAACTTGTAATCCCTCATATGTCATTGTTGTGtctatgacatgtgggacccccCATAGTCACTCATAGTGGTATATAAGGGATTTTGAGTTTAAGCAATGACATGTGAGGAATTATTCCAAAAAATTACCTATAGTTTGCCACCTggttgagttggtggagatgggTTAAACTCCACCCAGGTAAAGTATAGCAGCCCCTCTGTTATGTTCCACCTAGGTGGAAGGTAATAAACCTTCACCCATGACCAAAGAGAAATGTTCtagataaaaaaattctaatgATACATATATTCATTCCAAATTTCAACAATATAAAAAATTATTCCATTAGCAAgccattgcaaaaaaaatttggagaaaaaaCAAATATTCTAGTTGACTAAAAATTATATTGTTCCAAACTAGAAGAAAAATGTTCTAAGAATTAGTAGGATTGTTCTCTATCGGCAATTCATTAAAAAGTTATTACATAAAAGCATCAAAATATtccaataaaaatgaaaaaaaaaatgtttcaaacTAATCAGAAATATGACCTAGAAATGTACAAGTGAGCAATAGAGCTGTTTCTAGTTTTCTTTTAAGCTAAAACACTGGCATACATGGTCTAAGGTACTTCTGTTGCCCTTAAGAACCATCAATCTTCTATTAGTAACTGTAATAAAAAGGGTACTAGCTAGATGTTCTAGAGTGCTAGAGACGGTCGGGGACCAAACACGGCACGCGATGCGCCATACGAATGAGGAATCATCTACAACTTTTCGCAAGAAAGCCTTGTACTACATCCGAAGTCATAGACGGCGTGATGACGACCAAATGTTTGCATAGCCCACGGCATGCATGATACCTCACCCGCCTTTGAGCGCGCAATGATTCTGCAGGCATGTCGCCCTACCCTAAACCTCTTGTTATTTTAAACCGGCAAAGCCTAGCATGTGGTGGTAGACTAGACCACTAGAACACAAATCAGGCCAAAACTGTTTCTTGGATGGGCGCACGGCAGGCAAACGGACACAGACGCATGTGCACGATTACGGCCATCACTCCCTCGTCGGACGTCATCATGGCCACGGCAtggcatgtgtgtgtgtgtgtgtgtctcacTCTCACCTGCGCGACGCGATAGCTGCTAGCATTGCGCAATCGGCGATCCTCCTGGCGCGTGCGCTGGGGACAAACCGACGGGTTTGTTGGCTCGCCCCAATCATGGAGCGAGCGAGCCCCAATCATGGCGTGTCTCCTCGCCGGCCGCTCACTGCGTGTGGGTGTGGCCACTGGCCAAGCCcgtgctcgctgctgctggtcGCGGCCAAACGTGGGATGGGGTACTATGATGGCCGGCGGTGCTTGCGGTTGAGTGGTTACTTCTACTACGACATGCATGCGTGCAAAAAGAACTGAAAATGGCAGTTCTAGTAAGAGTACTTGTGTCCTGTTAACCTGTTCTTTCTCGTGCACGCTCGTGTATTGTCTGAGGCGCTTGATGGAGGTCGTGCTCGTCCCAGATGAAAAAGACGGCGTGGCGGCCTGGTTCCATCACGAAAGAAACGGCTTCGTAGCGGAACATTGTTGAAAGGAAGGTTTTACAGGTAAAATTTAGTGCGTTGCCTAGTGTCCCAGGGGGAAGCGAGCAAGAGCACGCACGCGCGCACGCCGCTGCGTACTTGCACGGCAGGCCTATCCGGCTATCCGTGGCCAGTGCCACACACAACGCATCTCACAGGCCACGGCGGGCGGTGCGTGTtcgcgtcgccgtcggcgcACCACGGCCGCTACGTGACGGGATCACGCGCGGGGGCAGGGTGGTGTGGGGACGACGGGCACGACGCAGACGCAGCCCCGCGTAAATGCCAAGCGGGGTCGGCACGGGGACCTGCCGGCCGGGGGCTCGCCGAGCGTGTCGATCCATCGGGCGCCCGCCCCCACCGCCTGTGCCTGCCTCTGCTGCAACCCTGCTCAACTCCGTCTGTCGCCGTGCATTTAACGCGGCGCCATGCAAGGACGACGGGCGTACGCGCGCCCCCCCTGTccgctccgcgccgcgccgtgcaatgcctgctgctgctgccttcgCCCTCGCTTAGCTCGCTGCTTGTCTGAGCTGCTAGCTGCAGCTCCCCGCGCTGGTCCATGCCGCCGATGGGCGATGGTCCTGTGGGTCGCGCCCGAGGCCGCGCAAGCGCCAATCTGTAGCCGCACGGCGCCACCCCTTCCTTCTGCTTTGCCCCCCGGGCCCCGCCGCTCCGCGGCACGGGCAGGACGCAGGATGCGTGCAGCGCGGCCACGGCATGTGCGGCAGCGTGTAGCTGTGCTGCCTCTGCCTGTGCCCGACTAGTTGGTTCCTCCatgctcagctcagctcagctgctACTTGGCAGCAGCTACCACTGTACACGGTAACACGGACAGATGGATGCATGTGGGTGCAAGCAAAGCATGAGGCATT containing:
- the LOC117861595 gene encoding homeobox-leucine zipper protein HOX27 codes for the protein MELGLSLGEPAVPDAGRAAPELGLGLGVGAAGSGHEDGMGSSRAAGNGAGARWWAAPVDEPEPAVRLSLVSSLGLQWPAPSDGGRSSEAPARGFDVNRAPSAAASALAALEDDDEDPAAGALSSSPNDSGGSFPLDLGRRAAHADGATARAGGERSSSRASDEDEGASARKKLRLSKEQSAFLEESFKEHSTLNPKQKAALAKQLNLRPRQVEVWFQNRRARTKLKQTEVDCEYLKRCCEALTEENRRLHKELAELRALKTAPPFYMHLPATTLSMCPSCERVASNPGSAPTSAPASSTPPATATTTTNNSGAAAAAAPARGEHRPSSFAALFAATRSFPLAPHRRPPAPASNCL